A stretch of Macadamia integrifolia cultivar HAES 741 chromosome 7, SCU_Mint_v3, whole genome shotgun sequence DNA encodes these proteins:
- the LOC122083217 gene encoding linoleate 13S-lipoxygenase 3-1, chloroplastic-like, whose amino-acid sequence MAVAKEFLGSSLVERSSFLPSSSGFSLNHRFNQQQNKLSFSPVLIPSEKRRLHSGKAASVPVAAISEDLFKIVAPEKPVKFKVRAVVTVRRKNKEDLREKIAKHLDALTDKVGRNVVLQLISTEIDPKTKEPKKSTKAALKDWSKKWNLQAERDNYTAELTVASNFGEPGAIIVINKHQNEFFLETITIEGFASGPVNFVCNSWVQSKKDHPENRIFFSNKPFLPSDTPAGLKELREKELKELRGNGKGTRKVSDRIYDYDTYNDLGNPDKGIELSRVALGGQSIPYPRRCRTGRSPTDTDMRAEIRVEDPLPIYVPRDEAFEEAKLETLSDGNLKAILHNLIPSIMASLSADNHDFKGFSDVDSLYKEGLLLKVGLHDQLLKKLPLPKVVRSIQESSQGLLRYDTPGILTKDKFAWLRDDEFGRQAIAGINPVSIQRLEVFPPVSNLDPGIYGPPESAIKEEHIIGLLEGMSVQQALEEKKLFVLDYHDSYLPFLERINAQDGRKAYATRTLFFLTRLRTLKPIAIELSLPYTGAISSSSWKRVLTPPVDATTNWLWQLAKAHVCSNDAGVHQLVNHWLRTHACIEPFILAAHRQLSAMHPIFKLLDPHMRYTMEINALARQILINAGGVIESCFTPGQCCMEISAAAYRNFWRFDLEGLPADLLRRGMAVKDSTRPHGIKLVMEDYPYANDGLLVWSAIESWVRTYVNRYYPDSTVIRSDSELQDWYSEAINVGHADLRQESWWPKLSEPEDLTSILTTLIWLASAQHAALNFGQYPYGGYVPNRPPLMRRLIPAEGDPDYAYFMADPQRFFFSALPSLLQSTQFMAVVDTLSTHSTDEEYLGERQQPSIWTGDAEMVEAFYGFSADMRRIEMEIEKRNNDSSLNNRCGAGVLPYELLAPSSEPGITCRGVPNSISI is encoded by the exons ATGGCCGTGGCCAAGGAATTCCTGGGTTCGTCTTTGGTGGAGAGATCgtctttccttccttcttcttcaggATTTTCCCTTAATCATCGGTTCAACCAGCAACAAAACAAGCTTTCATTTTCTCCTGTTTTGATTCCTTCGGAGAAAAGAAGACTGCATTCGGGGAAGGCTGCATCGGTCCCTGTTGCGGCTATTAGTGAGGATTTGTTTAAAATTGTTGCTCCAGAGAAGCCCGTGAAGTTTAAGGTGAGAGCTGTGGTTACTGTAAGGAGGAAGAACAAGGAAGATTTGAGGGAGAAAATCGCAAAACATCTGGACGCCTTGACTGACAAGGTTGGAAGGAATGTTGTCTTACAGCTTATTAGCACCGAAATCGATCCAA AAACAAAGGAgccaaagaagagcacaaaagCGGCTCTGAAGGACTGGTcgaagaaatggaatcttcaagCGGAAAGAGACAATTACACAGCAGAACTTACTGTGGCCTCGAATTTTGGGGAACCGGGTGCCATAATAGTAATCAACAAACATCAGAACGAGTTCTTCTTGGAGACCATAACCATCGAAGGCTTCGCAAGTGGCCCTGTCAATTTCGTCTGCAACTCCTGGGTTCAATCGAAGAAAGATCATCcagaaaacagaatcttcttctccaataaG CCATTTTTGCCTTCTGATACACCAGCTGGACTGAAAGAGTTAAGAGAGAAGGAACTGAAAGAGCTAAGAGGTAATGGAAAGGGGACTAGAAAGGTATCCGATAGGATATACGACTATGATACTTACAACGACCTGGGCAATCCAGACAAGGGGATCGAGTTATCCAGAGTTGCCCTCGGAGGTCAAAGCATACCTTATCCTCGGCGATGCCGAACTGGTCGCTCTCCCACCGATACTG ATATGAGGGCAGAGATCCGTGTGGAGGATCCCCTGCCGATATATGTGCCTAGGGATGAAGCATTTGAGGAGGCGAAGCTAGAAACATTGTCTGATGGGAATCTAAAGGCGATTCTCCACAACTTGATACCATCTATAATGGCGAGTCTCTCTGCGGACAACCATGACTTCAAGGGGTTCTCTGATGTGGATAGCCTCTACAAAGAAGGGCTACTCCTTAAAGTAGGTTTACATGATCAGCTCCTTAAGAAGCTTCCCTTGCCCAAGGTTGTTCGTAGTATTCAAGAATCCAGCCAGGGACTTCTCAGATACGACACTCCCGGGATTCTCACTA AGGACAAGTTTGCTTGGCTACGAGACGACGAATTCGGTCGTCAGGCAATCGCAGGGATCAACCCCGTTAGCATCCAAAGGCTTGAAGTCTTCCCTCCGGTAAGCAATCTGGATCCAGGGATCTACGGTCCACCGGAATCGGCAATCAAGGAAGAACACATCATAGGCCTTCTTGAGGGGATGTCCGTACAACAGGCCTTGGAGGAGAAGAAGCTGTTTGTACTGGACTACCACGATAGCTACTTGCCATTTCTGGAGAGGATAAATGCCCAGGACGGTCGTAAAGCATACGCCACTCGTACCCTCTTTTTCCTGACGCGACTCAGGACTCTCAAGCCCATCGCCATCGAGCTGAGTCTCCCCTACACAGGGGCTATTTCCTCCTCGTCGTGGAAGCGAGTTCTTACCCCTCCGGTGGACGCCACCACGAACTGGCTGTGGCAACTGGCGAAAGCCCACGTCTGCTCCAACGATGCAGGGGTTCACCAGCTGGTGAACCACTGGTTGCGAACCCACGCCTGCATAGAGCCCTTCATACTAGCGGCTCACAGGCAATTGAGCGCAATGCACCCCATCTTCAAGCTTCTGGATCCCCACATGAGGTACACCATGGAAATCAACGCCTTGGCCCGCCAGATCCTCATCAATGCCGGCGGTGTCATTGAGTCTTGCTTCACCCCTGGCCAATGCTGCATGGAGATCAGCGCTGCTGCCTACCGCAATTTCTGGCGCTTCGACCTTGAAGGTCTCCCTGCCGATCTCCTCCGAAG GGGAATGGCTGTCAAAGACTCCACGCGGCCGCATGGAATAAAGCTGGTGATGGAAGATTACCCTTACGCCAACGATGGTCTACTCGTCTGGTCAGCAATCGAGTCATGGGTTCGAACCTACGTGAACCGGTACTACCCGGACTCGACCGTCATCCGGTCCGATTCTGAACTCCAAGACTGGTACAGCGAGGCCATCAACGTAGGCCACGCCGATCTTCGCCAAGAGAGCTGGTGGCCCAAACTCTCCGAACCAGAGGACCTCACCTCCATCCTCACCACCCTCATCTGGCTTGCCTCCGCTCAGCATGCGGCGCTTAACTTCGGCCAGTACCCTTACGGTGGTTACGTTCCGAACCGGCCGCCCTTGATGCGGCGGTTGATACCAGCGGAGGGTGACCCTGACTATGCCTACTTCATGGCTGACCCGCAAAGATTTTTCTTCTCTGCACTACCTAGTTTGCTACAGTCGACTCAGTTCATGGCCGTGGTGGACACGCTGTCGACTCACTCGACCGATGAGGAATATCTTGGGGAGCGACAGCAACCGTCGATCTGGACGGGGGATGCAGAAATGGTGGAGGCATTCTATGGATTCTCTGCAGACATGAGAAGGATAGAGATGGAGATAGAGAAGAGAAACAACGATTCAAGCCTCAATAATAGGTGTGGGGCTGGGGTATTGCCCTACGAGCTGCTTGCTCCGAGTTCTGAACCAGGGATCACTTGTAGAGGTGTTCCTAACAGCATATccatatga